In one Nocardioides sp. NBC_00368 genomic region, the following are encoded:
- a CDS encoding aldo/keto reductase, whose product MTTSNLMFSNRRLGATGPMVTSPALGGMSLSGAYGAVDDADGVAVIHAYLDAGGTLIDTGDFYGAGHNEMLIARALRERSRDDVVLSVKFGALLTPVGLPVGFDGRPEAVKSFLTYSLQRLGTDHIDIYRPARLDPQVPIEETVGAVHELVEAGYVRHIGLSEVSADTLRRAAAVAPISDLQIEYSLLSREIETNGILDTCNELGIGITAYSVLGRGLIGGSGALGGALAHMPRFQGDNLDHNRALLVTLEEIAAAKGVTLAQLAIAWVAARGEHIVPVIGSRRVSQVESMAGANAVELDEADLARIDAAVPVGAARGDRYPAQFMDQLDSERPAAG is encoded by the coding sequence CCAACCTCATGTTCAGCAACAGGCGGCTCGGTGCGACCGGGCCCATGGTGACCTCGCCCGCGCTCGGCGGGATGAGCCTGTCCGGTGCGTACGGTGCCGTGGACGACGCCGACGGCGTCGCCGTGATCCATGCCTATCTCGACGCCGGCGGGACCCTCATCGACACCGGGGACTTCTACGGCGCCGGTCACAACGAGATGCTCATCGCTCGGGCGCTGCGCGAGCGCAGCCGCGACGACGTGGTGCTCTCGGTGAAGTTCGGCGCCCTGCTCACCCCGGTCGGGCTGCCGGTCGGATTCGACGGCCGTCCCGAGGCGGTGAAGTCGTTCCTGACCTACTCGCTGCAGCGGCTCGGGACCGATCACATCGACATCTACCGCCCCGCCCGCCTGGACCCGCAGGTGCCGATCGAGGAGACCGTGGGTGCGGTCCACGAGCTGGTGGAGGCGGGCTACGTACGCCACATCGGGCTCAGCGAGGTCAGCGCCGACACCCTGCGGCGGGCCGCCGCGGTGGCCCCGATCAGCGACCTGCAGATCGAGTACTCCCTGCTCAGCCGTGAGATCGAGACCAACGGCATCCTCGACACCTGCAACGAGCTGGGCATCGGCATCACCGCCTACAGCGTCCTCGGCCGCGGCCTGATCGGCGGCAGTGGCGCGCTCGGCGGTGCCCTCGCGCACATGCCGCGCTTCCAGGGCGACAACCTCGACCACAACCGCGCCCTGCTGGTCACCCTGGAGGAGATCGCCGCGGCCAAGGGAGTCACCCTGGCGCAGCTGGCGATCGCCTGGGTCGCGGCCCGCGGCGAGCACATCGTCCCGGTCATCGGCTCGCGTCGGGTGAGCCAGGTCGAGTCCATGGCCGGGGCGAACGCCGTCGAGCTCGACGAGGCCGACCTCGCCCGCATCGACGCCGCGGTGCCCGTCGGTGCCGCGCGCGGCGATCGCTACCCCGCCCAGTTCATGGACCAGCTCGACAGCGAGCGGCCGGCCGCGGGCTGA